The Peribacillus simplex genome contains a region encoding:
- a CDS encoding long-chain-fatty-acid--CoA ligase, protein MRKTKNKPWEQWYVERMKSMKLPEISVYSLLDITASKFPHHTAIIYEDHSMDYKNLKMQVDKLAGKWREMGFVKGERIGLMMANHPYFIISYYAAQALGLIVVQINPLYKPRELLQILIDSDTKNIVFDQTAANTIEETKAIYEFDVCINTENDQNGSCSLQMMIETGDAIKKPKMISPHEDTAVIQYTGGTTGKMKGVMLTHHNLTSNVVQSYEMYGDSLKPGEEIVLAATPLYHVYAMTSAMNLGIYIGAAILLFPKFELQDVLAKIKKYRPTFFPGVPKMYNAFVNHPGIENYGLNCLKSCSCGSAPLPVEVIKRFEELTGAKIGEGFGLSEASPSTHRNPPFGKRKIGSIGIPFPGTDCMIIDDENNEVPNTCVGELLIKGPQIMKGYWNNEAETKKALQNDWLYTGDLAVMDDEGYFYIVGRKKEMIIVGGFNIYPQEVEGVLYEHPAIKEAAVVGIPHKEKGEIVKAFIVPKESASVDLEEIEGYCYSQLTPYKVPKVFELRKELPRNTVGKLLKRLLVKEELEKG, encoded by the coding sequence GATTATAAGAATCTAAAAATGCAGGTAGACAAACTTGCAGGGAAATGGAGAGAAATGGGCTTTGTCAAAGGTGAACGTATTGGTCTGATGATGGCCAACCACCCTTATTTCATAATCAGTTATTACGCCGCCCAGGCACTGGGCCTGATTGTTGTACAGATTAATCCCCTGTATAAACCGCGGGAACTTTTGCAAATTTTAATTGACTCGGATACCAAAAATATTGTATTTGACCAAACCGCCGCAAATACAATCGAAGAAACGAAAGCGATATATGAATTTGATGTTTGCATTAATACGGAAAATGATCAAAATGGCTCCTGTTCCCTTCAAATGATGATTGAAACCGGGGATGCCATTAAGAAGCCCAAAATGATAAGCCCGCATGAAGATACTGCAGTCATCCAATATACTGGCGGCACCACTGGGAAGATGAAGGGTGTCATGCTTACTCACCATAATTTAACATCCAATGTCGTGCAGAGTTATGAAATGTATGGGGATTCCCTTAAACCTGGTGAAGAAATCGTTTTGGCAGCTACTCCTCTTTACCATGTTTATGCCATGACAAGTGCGATGAATCTAGGTATCTATATTGGAGCTGCCATCCTCTTATTTCCTAAATTCGAACTTCAAGATGTACTTGCAAAAATAAAAAAGTACCGTCCGACTTTCTTTCCAGGAGTTCCAAAGATGTATAATGCTTTCGTCAATCATCCTGGAATTGAAAACTATGGACTGAATTGTTTAAAAAGTTGTTCTTGTGGATCGGCGCCCCTGCCGGTTGAAGTAATCAAGCGATTTGAGGAGCTGACAGGTGCCAAAATCGGAGAGGGTTTCGGTTTGTCGGAAGCTTCTCCTTCCACTCATCGTAATCCGCCATTTGGAAAAAGGAAAATAGGAAGCATTGGCATCCCTTTTCCAGGCACGGACTGTATGATCATTGACGATGAAAATAATGAAGTGCCTAACACATGCGTCGGGGAGTTGCTCATAAAAGGCCCGCAAATCATGAAGGGTTATTGGAATAACGAAGCCGAAACCAAAAAGGCCTTACAGAATGACTGGCTCTATACTGGCGATCTTGCGGTGATGGATGATGAAGGGTATTTCTATATAGTCGGCAGGAAAAAGGAAATGATCATCGTCGGCGGATTCAATATTTATCCGCAGGAGGTGGAAGGTGTTCTATATGAACATCCGGCAATAAAAGAGGCAGCTGTGGTGGGCATCCCCCATAAAGAAAAAGGCGAAATTGTGAAAGCATTCATCGTACCTAAAGAAAGCGCTTCCGTGGATCTTGAAGAAATAGAAGGATATTGTTATTCCCAATTGACTCCTTATAAAGTACCAAAAGTATTTGAATTGAGGAAAGAACTTCCGCGGAATACAGTGGGTAAACTATTAAAAAGATTGTTAGTTAAAGAAGAATTGGAAAAGGGTTGA
- a CDS encoding MFS transporter, giving the protein MRWVVLILLFFGAVINFADKSIVGLAAVPIMKEFNLSYAEWGLVGSSYYWLYPVTGIFGAAWADRLGAKKVLGFIMLTWTVLQFGVLAITALPLLILYRILLGAFEGPYSPIAYSHADKWFPPKLKGFANSVVVGGGTVGAMIVAPILVSLITIFGWKAAFAALGGASLVWFFLFQFLTKENPVEVYENVQKKKKVKLEKIKVKDFLLLLASPTALFTTLAYFSTYILVVWFSVWLPIYLVEAVKMTPGQMGTSVAIIGVVSVCIYMGVSMVSDQLFKKNQNWRSSRVFVVAGAMILGALFFSSIMVFQNPIWVIVAMCLAKGLTYAILPIGPTIMINEMQERGGLMTSILTSSGNIAGIIAPLLTGYIISLAGGNELMGYNLSILFMAILVLAFGILFAIFVKPAKSKGKHENKSSDNFDLRSS; this is encoded by the coding sequence ATGCGTTGGGTTGTTCTCATTCTATTATTCTTTGGGGCCGTCATCAACTTTGCGGATAAATCGATCGTGGGACTCGCAGCTGTTCCCATCATGAAGGAATTCAATCTTTCCTATGCGGAGTGGGGCCTTGTTGGAAGCAGTTATTATTGGCTCTACCCAGTAACAGGGATTTTTGGGGCAGCATGGGCTGATCGGCTGGGGGCTAAAAAAGTGCTTGGGTTCATCATGCTGACATGGACTGTTTTGCAATTCGGCGTTTTAGCCATCACCGCACTTCCATTATTGATTCTATATAGGATTTTACTGGGCGCATTCGAAGGACCTTATAGCCCAATCGCTTACAGTCATGCCGATAAGTGGTTTCCGCCGAAACTGAAAGGCTTTGCCAATTCGGTAGTGGTTGGCGGAGGAACCGTTGGTGCGATGATCGTGGCACCGATCCTCGTTTCTTTAATTACGATATTCGGCTGGAAGGCTGCCTTTGCCGCCCTTGGTGGAGCAAGCCTTGTTTGGTTCTTCCTCTTTCAATTTTTAACAAAGGAAAATCCAGTTGAAGTATATGAAAACGTACAAAAGAAAAAGAAAGTGAAACTGGAAAAAATAAAAGTGAAAGACTTTTTGTTGCTATTGGCTTCACCTACTGCTTTGTTTACTACGCTTGCATATTTTTCAACGTATATTTTAGTTGTTTGGTTTTCTGTTTGGCTCCCGATTTATTTAGTGGAAGCCGTAAAAATGACTCCAGGTCAAATGGGAACCAGTGTTGCAATAATCGGAGTCGTTTCCGTATGTATTTATATGGGTGTTTCGATGGTGTCTGATCAATTATTCAAGAAGAATCAGAATTGGCGGTCATCGAGGGTATTTGTCGTCGCGGGCGCCATGATTCTTGGTGCATTGTTCTTTTCCTCAATCATGGTATTTCAAAATCCAATCTGGGTAATAGTCGCCATGTGTTTAGCAAAGGGCCTTACATATGCAATTTTACCGATCGGACCAACGATCATGATCAATGAAATGCAAGAGCGGGGGGGATTGATGACAAGCATCTTAACATCATCAGGAAATATAGCGGGCATTATTGCACCTCTATTAACTGGCTATATCATAAGTTTAGCAGGAGGAAATGAGTTAATGGGATATAACTTATCGATATTGTTCATGGCCATCCTTGTCCTGGCTTTTGGCATCCTGTTTGCGATATTCGTTAAACCAGCCAAATCAAAAGGGAAACATGAAAATAAAAGTTCGGATAACTTTGACCTTAGATCCTCATAA
- a CDS encoding thiolase family protein, translating into MNRDAVIVSAVRTAIGKQGGALASVPAHAFGAVVMKEAIKRANVEPRMIDDVIMGNVLSGGGNIARLTALETGLSIHLPGLTVDRQCGSGINAVNLAAQAIRAGEGDVYIAGGVESMSRAPYLMDRPEKAYSAKPPQFRKSRLSPKEIGDPPMGITAENLAEKYEVSREEQDEFALQSQKKMARAVEEGRFNEQIAPIHIPVRKGDDIEFKLDEHPRPQITKEGLAKLSPAFLEGGSVTAGNSSGFNDDASALVIMSREKAVELGIKPLATIRAQAVAGVDPNYMGIGPVPAIRKVMEKSGLSLNEMDIIEINEAFAAQVIACNRELDMNPARVNVNGGAIAHGHPLGATGAILITKAVYELKRSAGRFALITACIGGGQGIATIIEREA; encoded by the coding sequence ATGAATAGAGATGCCGTCATAGTTTCTGCAGTTCGAACAGCAATTGGAAAACAGGGAGGTGCACTTGCATCGGTTCCCGCCCACGCATTTGGAGCAGTAGTGATGAAAGAAGCCATAAAACGGGCGAATGTCGAACCCCGAATGATAGATGATGTAATCATGGGGAATGTGTTAAGCGGAGGTGGAAACATTGCCAGGTTAACGGCGCTGGAAACAGGCCTCTCGATTCATCTTCCGGGACTGACTGTCGACCGTCAATGCGGCTCGGGAATAAATGCTGTCAACTTGGCTGCACAAGCGATTCGTGCAGGCGAAGGCGATGTCTATATCGCCGGTGGGGTCGAGAGCATGAGCAGGGCGCCATACTTGATGGATCGTCCGGAAAAAGCATACAGTGCAAAGCCGCCGCAGTTCAGAAAATCCCGGTTGTCCCCAAAAGAGATTGGCGATCCCCCGATGGGAATTACGGCTGAAAACTTAGCGGAAAAATATGAGGTCAGCAGGGAAGAACAAGATGAATTCGCTCTACAAAGCCAAAAAAAGATGGCCAGAGCCGTGGAAGAGGGCCGCTTCAATGAGCAAATTGCGCCTATTCACATTCCCGTCAGAAAAGGCGACGATATTGAATTTAAATTGGATGAACATCCACGTCCGCAAATAACGAAAGAAGGGCTAGCCAAATTATCACCTGCGTTTTTAGAAGGCGGTTCCGTGACTGCAGGCAATAGTTCGGGATTTAATGATGACGCATCGGCCCTGGTCATAATGTCGAGGGAGAAAGCGGTGGAATTGGGGATTAAGCCTTTAGCGACGATAAGGGCACAGGCCGTTGCAGGGGTAGATCCGAATTATATGGGAATAGGACCAGTTCCCGCTATAAGAAAGGTAATGGAGAAATCAGGTCTTTCTTTAAATGAGATGGACATCATTGAAATTAATGAGGCCTTCGCCGCTCAAGTCATTGCTTGCAATAGGGAGCTTGATATGAATCCCGCAAGAGTGAATGTGAACGGGGGAGCCATTGCACATGGACATCCACTGGGTGCGACGGGTGCCATCCTCATTACGAAAGCGGTTTATGAATTGAAGCGTTCTGCCGGAAGGTTTGCTCTTATTACAGCTTGCATTGGAGGCGGGCAGGGAATTGCTACGATCATTGAACGTGAAGCCTGA
- a CDS encoding acyl-CoA dehydrogenase family protein, translated as MTITLTKEMQQMKEMIRNFVEREVEPYAIQIEEEDAIPEHLVEKAKDLGLFGISIPEQYGGIGLNAVGKATVLEQLGRTHNGFVSLISAHTGIGSTGLVKLASEHLKKKYLPEMAAGTKIGAFALSEPGAGSDATNLATTAEKKGDYWVMNGTKHFITNGPIADVYTVFALTDKDKGAKGGITAFLVERDFPGLIVGKKDKKMGLRGSYTSQVIFEDCIIPEENVIGEVGMGYISALKILGEGRVGLAARSVGSSGKLIELSAKYAKERIQFGKPISDNQAIQWMLADMATETEAARALTMMAAQKIDEGKKVIKEASMAKLFASDVFNRVADKAVQIHGGMGYMAEYPVERFYRDARITKIYEGTNEIQRLIIARNVLEEC; from the coding sequence ATGACAATCACTTTAACCAAGGAAATGCAGCAAATGAAGGAAATGATCCGTAATTTTGTTGAAAGGGAAGTGGAGCCCTACGCCATACAAATTGAGGAAGAAGATGCAATCCCGGAGCATTTGGTGGAAAAAGCAAAAGACCTTGGCTTATTCGGGATAAGCATTCCAGAACAATACGGTGGAATTGGCTTGAATGCAGTTGGAAAGGCAACCGTATTAGAGCAGTTAGGAAGGACCCATAATGGATTCGTTTCATTAATAAGCGCCCACACCGGGATTGGGAGTACAGGTCTGGTTAAACTTGCATCCGAACATTTGAAAAAAAAATATTTGCCTGAAATGGCAGCAGGCACGAAAATTGGCGCCTTTGCTTTATCTGAACCAGGAGCGGGATCTGATGCAACCAATTTGGCAACAACTGCAGAAAAGAAGGGTGATTACTGGGTGATGAACGGGACGAAACATTTCATCACTAATGGGCCGATAGCAGATGTTTATACCGTATTTGCTTTAACGGATAAAGATAAAGGAGCAAAGGGAGGGATTACAGCTTTTTTAGTAGAAAGAGATTTTCCTGGTTTAATTGTCGGCAAAAAGGACAAAAAAATGGGGTTAAGGGGATCATATACTTCACAGGTCATTTTCGAGGATTGTATCATACCTGAAGAAAATGTTATCGGCGAAGTTGGAATGGGATATATCTCTGCCTTGAAGATTTTAGGTGAAGGGCGTGTAGGTTTGGCTGCAAGATCAGTGGGATCAAGCGGTAAATTGATTGAATTATCAGCCAAATATGCAAAAGAGCGCATTCAATTCGGCAAACCAATTTCGGACAACCAAGCGATTCAATGGATGCTTGCTGATATGGCAACCGAAACGGAAGCCGCAAGAGCATTGACGATGATGGCGGCACAAAAGATTGATGAAGGAAAAAAAGTGATAAAGGAAGCATCAATGGCAAAGCTGTTCGCTTCAGACGTTTTTAATCGGGTCGCGGATAAAGCGGTTCAAATTCATGGCGGAATGGGATATATGGCTGAATATCCAGTTGAACGTTTTTATCGGGATGCCCGCATAACGAAGATCTATGAAGGAACGAATGAAATCCAACGTTTAATCATAGCGAGGAATGTCTTGGAAGAGTGTTGA
- a CDS encoding thiolase family protein translates to MGEDIVIVSAVRTPIGRYGGAFKEISSGHLASIAIKEAIKRANIAAEQVDEVIFGEVRQTTESSNVARVAALRSGIPESAPAFTVNRLCASGMQAITSAAQQVISGQANIVVAGGTESMSRAPLYLRSARFGGDRTKLVDSNTEAGQQPQEIYGKSLGMGITAENVAQRYSISREEQDAFSVESQRRAAQAIEEGKFKDEIVPVQVSDRKSTVTIETDEYPRPETTMEKLASLKPAFRENGTVTAGNACGRNDGAAALVLMKASEAKRLQIQPIAKIVDWATAGVSPEVMGIGPVPAVGKLMERTGKKVEEIGLFELNEAFASQALAVIRDLSLDENKVNVNGGAIALGHPVGSTGARIVTTLIHELIRRKERFGVATLCVGGGQGMAIMIEAV, encoded by the coding sequence ATGGGAGAAGATATCGTAATCGTTAGTGCTGTTCGAACACCGATTGGAAGGTACGGTGGAGCATTTAAAGAGATTAGCTCCGGTCATTTGGCGAGCATAGCGATCAAAGAAGCGATCAAGCGAGCGAATATTGCAGCAGAACAAGTGGATGAAGTCATTTTCGGGGAGGTTAGGCAAACGACCGAATCCTCGAATGTCGCGAGAGTGGCAGCTCTGCGCTCAGGGATTCCCGAGTCTGCACCGGCTTTTACGGTAAATCGGTTATGTGCATCTGGAATGCAGGCCATCACCTCAGCAGCACAGCAGGTAATTTCAGGTCAGGCAAATATAGTCGTTGCCGGCGGTACGGAAAGCATGAGCCGCGCACCGCTTTATTTAAGAAGTGCCCGTTTTGGAGGAGACAGGACCAAGCTAGTGGATTCCAATACAGAAGCTGGACAGCAGCCTCAAGAAATTTACGGAAAAAGTTTAGGGATGGGAATTACCGCTGAAAATGTCGCACAACGATACAGCATTTCCAGGGAAGAACAAGATGCCTTTTCAGTGGAAAGTCAACGAAGAGCGGCGCAAGCGATAGAAGAAGGAAAGTTCAAGGATGAGATCGTTCCTGTTCAAGTCTCTGACAGGAAGAGTACGGTTACCATTGAAACGGATGAATATCCACGTCCGGAAACCACAATGGAAAAACTTGCAAGCTTAAAACCCGCTTTCAGGGAAAATGGAACCGTCACTGCAGGGAATGCCTGTGGCCGTAATGACGGGGCTGCTGCATTGGTATTAATGAAGGCGAGTGAAGCGAAACGGTTACAAATACAACCGATCGCTAAGATTGTCGATTGGGCGACCGCGGGAGTTTCTCCAGAAGTGATGGGAATTGGTCCAGTACCAGCAGTCGGAAAACTTATGGAGCGCACCGGGAAAAAAGTAGAGGAAATTGGGCTTTTCGAATTAAATGAAGCGTTCGCTTCACAGGCATTGGCAGTAATCCGGGATTTATCGCTAGATGAAAACAAAGTTAATGTAAATGGGGGAGCGATCGCTCTTGGACACCCAGTCGGATCGACGGGCGCCCGGATCGTGACAACGCTAATTCATGAACTGATTCGCAGGAAAGAAAGATTTGGTGTTGCTACACTTTGTGTTGGCGGCGGACAGGGAATGGCTATCATGATCGAAGCGGTATAG
- a CDS encoding PaaI family thioesterase has protein sequence MPVEVEDIRNQFESSAFFSHIGFEIIRFEEGNVTIKLNIEEHLLNVNGTLHGGIHATMLDTILGMVTRSVTKSKVVTTSLTVHYLASISSGELFAEAKVLQKGYKIAFTEGEIKDIAGNTIAKGTGIFKIIRDK, from the coding sequence TTGCCTGTTGAAGTGGAAGATATTCGGAATCAATTCGAAAGTAGTGCATTCTTTTCACATATAGGTTTTGAAATCATTCGGTTTGAAGAAGGGAATGTTACGATAAAGTTGAACATTGAAGAACATCTGCTTAATGTTAATGGAACTCTGCACGGGGGCATTCATGCTACCATGCTGGATACCATTCTAGGAATGGTGACCCGTTCCGTTACCAAATCCAAAGTCGTTACGACAAGCTTAACTGTACATTATTTAGCCAGCATATCGAGCGGGGAACTATTTGCGGAAGCAAAAGTCCTTCAAAAAGGATACAAAATTGCCTTTACTGAAGGAGAAATAAAAGATATTGCAGGCAACACAATTGCAAAGGGAACAGGGATTTTTAAAATCATTCGAGATAAATGA
- a CDS encoding long-chain-fatty-acid--CoA ligase — MTRTWHGFYPKETPAEIVIPVLSLYGLLERSARLYPTCKAVIDGDREMTYMELKDASDRFAVNLDNRGFQKDDRIAIMLPNCLEYIIAYYAIHRLGGVVVQVNPLYQTSELDYILRDSEANWFIGREEQREKLVLTSFADRLMFISAEQLMETGTDISSKDYELPARDINPKEDVAVLQYTGGTTGKSKGVMLTHFNLISNVYQDFAFTANALQLQRPGERMLGLTPLFHVFGNGRLNSAIYAGSTFITLEKFEINKVVDLIRSHRPTIFPGVPTMYIALLNHPDLTADDLSCFKYCSCGSAPLPIEIIHQFEKKLRVTILEGFGMSETSPTTHRNPVIGQKKPGSIGIPYPNTDAKIVDLKTGIDELTAGERGELIIKGPQVMKGYWKNSEETATALRDGWLYTGDIATMDEEGYFYIVGRKKDMIIASGYNVYPIEVEDIIYQHPAVKETCVYGVPDSYRGETVKAAIVLKKGKSVPEQEIREFCVQRLARYKVPRSFEFREKLPKSAVGKILRRILMEEVTQSPTVGES; from the coding sequence TTGACCAGAACTTGGCATGGATTTTATCCGAAAGAAACCCCTGCTGAAATTGTCATTCCTGTATTGTCATTATATGGACTACTTGAACGTTCAGCCCGACTTTATCCAACCTGCAAAGCTGTAATAGATGGGGATCGGGAAATGACATATATGGAATTAAAGGATGCCTCAGATCGTTTTGCTGTGAATTTAGACAACCGTGGATTTCAAAAAGACGATCGTATAGCAATCATGCTGCCAAATTGTCTAGAATATATCATTGCCTATTATGCCATTCATCGTTTGGGAGGTGTGGTCGTTCAAGTGAACCCACTGTATCAGACGAGTGAATTGGATTATATATTACGCGATTCCGAAGCCAATTGGTTCATTGGGCGTGAGGAACAACGGGAAAAGTTAGTGCTAACAAGTTTTGCTGATAGGTTAATGTTCATATCTGCTGAACAATTAATGGAAACTGGAACGGATATATCAAGCAAAGATTATGAACTTCCTGCTCGGGACATCAATCCGAAGGAAGATGTGGCTGTACTTCAATATACAGGGGGGACTACAGGGAAATCAAAAGGGGTCATGCTCACGCATTTTAATTTGATCTCGAATGTTTATCAAGACTTTGCCTTTACGGCAAATGCCCTTCAACTCCAAAGGCCTGGGGAACGGATGCTTGGATTGACCCCATTATTCCATGTATTTGGTAATGGACGATTGAATAGTGCCATATATGCCGGATCGACTTTTATCACATTAGAGAAATTTGAAATAAACAAGGTGGTGGATTTGATTCGATCACATCGGCCAACCATTTTTCCAGGTGTCCCGACCATGTATATTGCTTTACTGAATCACCCGGATTTAACGGCGGACGATTTAAGCTGCTTTAAGTACTGCAGCTGTGGTTCAGCCCCGCTCCCGATAGAAATCATCCATCAGTTCGAAAAAAAATTACGGGTCACGATATTGGAAGGGTTTGGAATGTCGGAAACTTCACCCACTACCCACCGCAATCCTGTCATAGGGCAGAAAAAGCCAGGAAGTATCGGAATTCCATACCCAAATACCGACGCTAAAATCGTCGACCTGAAAACAGGCATTGATGAATTGACAGCAGGTGAAAGAGGCGAACTGATCATTAAAGGCCCGCAAGTAATGAAGGGATATTGGAAAAATTCAGAGGAAACGGCAACGGCTTTGCGGGATGGATGGCTTTATACTGGGGATATCGCGACGATGGATGAAGAAGGATATTTTTATATCGTAGGCAGGAAGAAAGATATGATCATTGCAAGCGGTTATAATGTTTATCCAATCGAAGTTGAAGATATTATATATCAGCATCCAGCCGTAAAAGAGACATGTGTATATGGGGTTCCGGATTCATACCGTGGGGAAACGGTAAAAGCGGCCATTGTCTTAAAGAAAGGAAAGTCAGTTCCGGAGCAAGAAATCAGGGAGTTTTGCGTGCAACGATTGGCCAGATACAAAGTGCCGCGAAGTTTTGAGTTCAGGGAGAAACTGCCAAAATCAGCTGTAGGGAAAATATTGCGCAGAATATTAATGGAGGAAGTGACACAGAGCCCTACTGTCGGGGAGAGTTAA
- a CDS encoding ABC transporter substrate-binding protein, whose product MNYTFKKNCYKSIQAVMLGVSVLGLAACGATNEEAAPVIKDPSSLTLKEIETKAKEEGTINSVGMPDSWANWGETWNEVMKKYTLEHNDTDLSSAEEIAKMESEGENATADIGDVGVSFGPIAEQKELTMPYKTSYWDEVPDWAKDDNGDWVVGYQGTIAFLTNKELVDNPPKSWDDILKGDYKVTVGDVQRGTQNQMAVLAAAKAYGGDETNLQPGIDFFAKLAKQGRLSLTDAKPANIEKGEVEVALVWDFNALGYADQINRDQFEVSIPSEGSVVSGYATIINKNAKHPHAAMAAREYILSDEGQINLAKGFARPIRDVELPKEVAEKMVPEEQYKNAKPIEDYKAWEETAKKLPQLWQEEVLVHVK is encoded by the coding sequence ATGAATTACACATTCAAGAAGAATTGTTACAAGTCTATTCAAGCTGTGATGTTAGGAGTGAGTGTACTAGGATTAGCTGCTTGTGGAGCTACTAATGAGGAGGCTGCTCCAGTTATTAAGGATCCAAGTTCGTTAACCCTGAAAGAAATTGAAACAAAGGCAAAAGAAGAGGGGACAATTAATAGTGTCGGTATGCCTGATTCATGGGCTAACTGGGGAGAAACGTGGAATGAAGTGATGAAAAAATATACGTTGGAACACAATGATACAGATTTATCCAGTGCCGAAGAGATTGCCAAAATGGAATCGGAAGGAGAGAATGCAACAGCTGATATCGGCGATGTAGGGGTTTCCTTTGGGCCCATCGCGGAACAAAAAGAATTAACGATGCCATATAAAACTTCCTATTGGGACGAGGTACCTGACTGGGCAAAAGATGACAATGGAGATTGGGTTGTTGGCTACCAAGGAACGATTGCATTCTTAACTAATAAAGAATTAGTAGATAACCCGCCAAAATCATGGGATGACATATTAAAAGGAGATTATAAAGTAACAGTTGGAGATGTTCAGCGTGGTACACAGAACCAAATGGCCGTTCTTGCTGCCGCTAAGGCTTACGGCGGTGATGAAACAAATCTCCAACCAGGAATTGACTTTTTTGCTAAGCTTGCCAAGCAAGGCCGCCTTAGCTTAACTGATGCCAAGCCGGCTAACATCGAAAAAGGGGAAGTGGAAGTTGCCCTTGTTTGGGATTTCAATGCTCTTGGTTACGCTGACCAGATTAACCGTGATCAATTTGAAGTCTCGATTCCAAGTGAAGGTTCAGTCGTAAGCGGCTATGCAACTATTATTAACAAAAATGCAAAGCATCCGCATGCGGCAATGGCAGCTAGAGAATATATCTTAAGCGATGAAGGCCAAATAAACTTAGCTAAAGGATTTGCCCGTCCAATTCGCGATGTAGAACTACCGAAAGAAGTAGCTGAAAAAATGGTTCCAGAAGAACAGTACAAAAATGCAAAACCAATTGAAGATTACAAAGCTTGGGAAGAAACGGCCAAGAAATTACCACAGCTTTGGCAAGAAGAGGTGTTAGTCCATGTCAAATAA
- a CDS encoding alkaline phosphatase family protein — MSNKVIAIVVDGMRYDKACETLGFIQHLVETNQAALYKVKSELPSLSRPLYEVLLTGTPASVNGITSNQAVRLSTEKSLFHLTKENGLRNGTVSYYWVSELYNRAPFHFIEDREQEDESKPIQYGKFYWDDDYPDSHVLMDAEALRRKHDPHFLYIHPLGVDVKGEMFGSESKEYREQILKMGSLLAQLLPIWIKEGYHILITSDHGMSEYGNHGGITDGERDVPLFIMSPKVEPGVYSEVVPQLAFAPLVCELLNIEPSNKMVSYQLPGLKEKNTL; from the coding sequence ATGTCAAATAAAGTAATAGCAATTGTAGTTGATGGTATGAGATATGATAAAGCATGTGAGACACTTGGATTTATTCAACATCTAGTTGAAACAAATCAGGCAGCACTTTACAAAGTAAAGTCGGAACTCCCAAGTCTTTCCCGTCCATTATATGAAGTGTTACTAACGGGTACACCGGCATCAGTGAACGGAATTACGTCCAATCAAGCCGTGCGCTTATCTACTGAGAAAAGTCTCTTTCATCTTACGAAAGAAAACGGCTTAAGAAACGGAACGGTATCTTATTACTGGGTAAGCGAACTTTACAATCGCGCGCCATTCCATTTTATTGAAGATCGTGAGCAAGAGGATGAGTCTAAGCCGATTCAATATGGAAAATTTTATTGGGATGATGACTATCCAGACAGTCATGTGTTAATGGATGCAGAAGCTTTGCGCAGAAAGCATGACCCACACTTTTTATATATTCATCCGCTCGGTGTAGATGTAAAAGGAGAAATGTTCGGTTCGGAATCGAAAGAATATCGTGAACAAATCTTGAAAATGGGAAGCTTGTTGGCACAACTTTTACCAATTTGGATCAAAGAAGGTTACCACATTTTAATTACATCTGACCATGGCATGAGTGAATATGGCAACCATGGCGGCATAACTGATGGTGAGCGTGATGTACCGCTCTTTATCATGAGTCCAAAAGTTGAGCCTGGCGTTTATAGTGAAGTGGTTCCGCAATTAGCTTTTGCACCGCTCGTTTGTGAACTTTTAAATATAGAGCCGTCCAATAAAATGGTTTCCTATCAACTTCCAGGTTTGAAAGAAAAAAATACCCTTTAA